The nucleotide sequence CGCGAAGAACGCGCCGATCCCGCCGCCGATCGCCGCCATGGCCAGCACGATCCACAGCCACAGCCGCGACCCGCGGGCGGCCTCGAGCAACTGCTCGGTGGACGCCGGCGCGCGGCCGGTCGCGGGCCCAGGCGGCGTCTGCGCCCGCGGCGGCGGCGTCTGCGCCCGCGGCGGCGGCGTCTGCGCCCGCGGCGGCGGCATCGGCGACTGCGACGGCGGCGCGCCCGATCCCGCCGCGGCGATCGCGTTCGGCCGCAGCGCAACGGTTGCATCCGCACCTTGTTCCGCGAGCGCCGCCGGCACCTGGCCGCCGGTGCGCAGCACCTCCTCGCACGCCGCCTTCAACTCCATCACGTCCGCGAACCGGCTCTTCCGGTCCTTCTCGAGCATCTTGAGGATGACCGCGTCCACCCCCGGCGGAATGTTCGCGCCGGGACACGCGCGCGACGGCGGGTCGGGGACGCGGCGCAACTGCGCCGAGATCAGCGCCGCCGGCCCGACCGCATCCGGGAACGGCAGCCGCCCCGTGACCATCTCGTACGACACCACGCCGAGCGCGTAGATGTCGCTTCGGCCGTCGAGATCCTTGCCCATGAGCTGCTCGGGCGACATGTACTCGAGCGTCCCGAGGGTCTGGCCCGTCGCGGTGAGCTGCGGCGATTGACTGCCGCCGCGGTCGCCGTGGACGACCTTCGCGATGCCGAAGTCGAGCACCTTGACGAACTCCGGGTTGCCCGGCCGCGGCTCGAGGTTGATGTTCTCCGGCTTCAGATCGCGATGAATGATGCCGGCCTGGTGCGCCTCGTACAGCGAGGTCGCGATCTCCGTGACGAATTTGAACATGCGCCGCCAGTCGATCGGCGCCTCCGCGTGGAACACCTCGTGCAGGCTGCGCCCCTCGAGCAGTTCCATCGCGATGTATAGAGTGCCGTCCGGCGTCTGGTCGAAGTCGTAGGTGGTGATCGTATGCGCGTCGCGCAAGCTACACAGCACGACGCCTTCCCGGCGAAACCGCGCGACGAGGTTCTTGTCGCGCGCCATCTCGGGGTGAAGCAGTTTGATGGCGACCTTGCGGCCGATGCCGAGCTGGGTGCCGCGGTAGACCGCGCCGAAACCGCCCTCGCCGAGCTTCGCCTCGATGCGAAACCGATTGTTGAGCGTCGTACCGATGTACGGATCCGCGCCCGCCGCGGGAACGGCCGCGGCCGGCGCGGGCGCCGCGGACGAACCGCCGCGAAGCCCTACCGCCGCCTTGCCGGACGGCGCCGCAGCCGCCCCGGGCGCCACCGGGGGCGCCAGCGGTTCGGGCGCAGCCGATGGCACGTCGAGGCGCGCGCCGCACAACCCGCAGAACCGCGCGCCGTCGTCGAGCTGCGCGTGACACGACGGACACATCATCGGCTGGCCTCATCCATCGTCGCGAATTC is from Deltaproteobacteria bacterium and encodes:
- a CDS encoding serine/threonine protein kinase, whose protein sequence is MMCPSCHAQLDDGARFCGLCGARLDVPSAAPEPLAPPVAPGAAAAPSGKAAVGLRGGSSAAPAPAAAVPAAGADPYIGTTLNNRFRIEAKLGEGGFGAVYRGTQLGIGRKVAIKLLHPEMARDKNLVARFRREGVVLCSLRDAHTITTYDFDQTPDGTLYIAMELLEGRSLHEVFHAEAPIDWRRMFKFVTEIATSLYEAHQAGIIHRDLKPENINLEPRPGNPEFVKVLDFGIAKVVHGDRGGSQSPQLTATGQTLGTLEYMSPEQLMGKDLDGRSDIYALGVVSYEMVTGRLPFPDAVGPAALISAQLRRVPDPPSRACPGANIPPGVDAVILKMLEKDRKSRFADVMELKAACEEVLRTGGQVPAALAEQGADATVALRPNAIAAAGSGAPPSQSPMPPPRAQTPPPRAQTPPPRAQTPPGPATGRAPASTEQLLEAARGSRLWLWIVLAMAAIGGGIGAFFALK